Below is a genomic region from Pectobacterium polaris.
TATCTGCATCGGCCAGAATCGCCGCCAGCGCAGACAGGTTGTCGTTGTCACCGACCTTGATCTCGGCGGTCGCAACGGCGTCGTTTTCATTAATGACCGGGACGATATTGTTATCCAGCAGCGCTCGCATGGTGTCGCGAGCGTTGAGGAAACGCTCACGATCTTCCATATCCGCACGCGTCAGCAGCATCTGCCCGACATGGATACCGTAGATGGAAAACAGCTGTTCCCACAGTTGAATCAGGCGACTTTGACCCACGGCGGCCAGCAGTTGTTTGGTCGCAATCGTGGCCGGGAGTTCGGGATAACCCAAATGTTCACGCCCGGCAGCAATCGCCCCAGAGGTAACAATAACAATCCGATGCCCTGCCGCATGTTGCTGCGCACACTGGCGCACCAGTTCAACAATGTGGGCGCGGTTAAGACGGCGCGAACCGCCGGTTAGCACGCTGGTGCCCAGTTTCACAACCAAAGTCTGGCTGCCGCTCATAATTTTTCTGCCGTTGAATGTCAAAAAATAAGAATAAGGAAAACGTTGTAGCAGGACAGACGCGTTATGCCAACAGGCACAACGCGAAAACCTGCGAATAAATCGGGGATCGTCAGGGAAGTATCACGGTCGAGCGACGAGGGTACAGGCGGGTTCCAGCGCGTTAACTTGCTTTTCCAATCGAACATGGAAAGCCTTTCTGGCATTTTCCACCTGTTCCATCACGGCTTTGTCCTTGATTTTTTCCTCACGCCAGTTGCCTTGTTTATCAAACAAACCGTAGTGATACTCATAGGCAAAACCTGTGCCGGTATCTTCCAAATTCAGCCACCAGCCCCAGAATTCCCGCTGTTCTGGCGCAGGCTTGATGTTGACACAGACCGCCAGGCAATCAAAGAAGAACGCGGTATCCTCGCACTGCGCTTCACGGATATAAGGCCCCAACGACGTAAAGTTTTTCATGAGTCGGCTTTTGGGGTGTCCACTCGGTAACATCATCTACGATCTCCTCTGGTTGAACATTCTTTTTAGCAGAGAATGGCAATTTATCAACCACCTGCATAACAACTTACGTCTCCACTTTGTCCGCGCAGGCTTTCCTGAAAAAGCATTGCCGATCGACACGGGGTATTTAATACTCTGGTCTCTTCGTTTTCGTTTATTGAGAAGTGACACCTTATGCCACATTGTATCGCCGAACATTCCTCAGACATTGATATCAATGCCCTACTTCCTGCGATCTATCGCGGTGCGCTCGAATCCGGTTTGTTTGCCAGTGACGGCAGTGATATCAAAGTCAGATCCCTCGCTTACGATAACTACACGACAGGTGGTGAACGAGCCAGCTTTATTCATGTGGCAATCAAGATACTGTCAGGGCGGACGGGAGAGCAGAAAAGCAGTCTCTCCAATCTGGTACTTCAGAAGATTGAAGCGCTGGGATTGAAGAATCTGTCAGTGACGGTTGAAGTGGTTGATATGGACAGGCTTTGCTACGCCAAAAAGATCCTGTGATCGACGGTGTTCGTCTGGCAGGAACAGCGGCCTGTGTAGCGAAGATTCGCCTGCACAGACCGTGCGTTACGCCCGCTTTTCTACACTTTATCCTGCAACCATCCGCTGATTTGCTGTAGTGCGCGGTGGAAGTTCTGGTACACCGGCGAGAAATTAACCGGCAGCAGTTTCCCTTGTGCGGATGAATTCACAATCAGGCTGGCCTCTTCTTTCGGGCAAAGCGGATCGTTATCCCAGTAGCCTGCCAGCATCGGCGTCGGGCAGCGGCGCCCTAACAGCCCCTGCGTTTTCAGCGAATAGCGCCCCAGCTCGGTTTTCAGCGAGGTATCCGTCGAGAACGGCATACCCAGCCGACTCGCCAGTACATCCATAAACATATCCGGCACCTGCTG
It encodes:
- a CDS encoding 5-carboxymethyl-2-hydroxymuconate Delta-isomerase is translated as MPHCIAEHSSDIDINALLPAIYRGALESGLFASDGSDIKVRSLAYDNYTTGGERASFIHVAIKILSGRTGEQKSSLSNLVLQKIEALGLKNLSVTVEVVDMDRLCYAKKIL
- the crl gene encoding sigma factor-binding protein Crl; this encodes MMLPSGHPKSRLMKNFTSLGPYIREAQCEDTAFFFDCLAVCVNIKPAPEQREFWGWWLNLEDTGTGFAYEYHYGLFDKQGNWREEKIKDKAVMEQVENARKAFHVRLEKQVNALEPACTLVARP